Proteins encoded together in one Congzhengia minquanensis window:
- the rpsP gene encoding 30S ribosomal protein S16, giving the protein MAVKIRLRRMGAKKAPFYRVVVADSRYPRDGRFIEEIGTYNPLTEPADIKIDAEKAQKWLGNGAQPTDTVKVLLKKSGITK; this is encoded by the coding sequence ATGGCAGTTAAAATCAGACTGAGAAGAATGGGTGCGAAAAAAGCTCCTTTTTACAGAGTGGTTGTTGCTGACTCCCGGTATCCCAGAGACGGCAGATTTATCGAAGAAATCGGCACATACAATCCTTTAACAGAGCCTGCCGACATTAAAATTGATGCGGAAAAAGCACAAAAATGGCTTGGCAACGGCGCACAGCCGACAGATACTGTGAAAGTTCTTTTGAAAAAAAGCGGAATTACAAAATAA
- the hisB gene encoding imidazoleglycerol-phosphate dehydratase HisB, producing the protein MRTAKIERATAETDISLSLNLDGTGKCEIQSGCGFLDHCLTLFAKHSGFDVTLACKGDTYVDFHHTVEDVGICLGEAFSAAIGDMRGICRYGHMLLPMDEALILCAADVSGRGVLCFDLDIPASKVGDFDTELTEEFFLGFIRKSNITLHVKQLSGKNSHHIIEGSFKAFARALRMAVAIDEKNKDEIPSTKGVLI; encoded by the coding sequence ATGAGAACAGCAAAAATCGAACGGGCAACCGCGGAAACGGACATTTCGCTTTCGCTGAATTTAGACGGAACGGGAAAATGTGAAATTCAGTCCGGCTGCGGATTTTTAGACCACTGTTTAACGCTGTTTGCAAAACACAGCGGATTTGATGTAACGCTTGCCTGCAAGGGAGACACTTATGTTGACTTTCACCACACGGTGGAAGACGTGGGCATCTGCCTGGGAGAGGCGTTTTCTGCGGCCATTGGCGACATGCGCGGCATTTGCCGTTACGGCCACATGCTGCTGCCCATGGACGAGGCGCTGATTTTGTGCGCAGCGGACGTATCCGGCCGGGGCGTTCTGTGCTTTGACTTAGATATTCCCGCAAGCAAGGTGGGAGACTTCGACACAGAGCTGACAGAGGAATTTTTCCTGGGCTTTATCCGAAAATCCAACATTACGCTGCACGTAAAGCAGCTTAGCGGAAAAAATTCTCACCACATCATTGAAGGCAGCTTTAAAGCCTTTGCCCGTGCCCTTCGCATGGCCGTGGCAATAGACGAAAAAAACAAAGATGAAATTCCGTCTACCAAAGGGGTTTTGATTTAG
- the hisIE gene encoding bifunctional phosphoribosyl-AMP cyclohydrolase/phosphoribosyl-ATP diphosphatase HisIE, giving the protein MQIDELKFDEKGLIPAVVVDAETNKVLTLAYMNKESLKISMEKGLACFWSRSRKELWLKGETSGNYQHIVSITADCDRDALTVLVKKDGPACHLGTDSCFNDLVYAGETPPAFSLEGLMQLIAGRKTDKKEGSYTTYLFEKGIDKILKKVGEECTEVIIAGKGNDKKETVYEIADLCYHVMVLMIEMGISLEDIHTELASRHVIDKKVKQEKMTK; this is encoded by the coding sequence ATTCAGATTGACGAATTAAAGTTTGACGAAAAGGGGTTAATTCCGGCCGTCGTGGTGGACGCGGAAACAAACAAGGTTTTAACCCTGGCATATATGAACAAGGAGAGCTTAAAAATTTCAATGGAAAAGGGGCTCGCCTGTTTTTGGAGCCGTTCGCGGAAAGAATTGTGGCTGAAAGGGGAAACCTCAGGAAATTACCAGCACATTGTCTCCATCACGGCGGACTGCGACCGCGACGCGCTGACCGTTTTGGTGAAGAAAGACGGCCCGGCTTGCCATTTGGGAACAGACTCCTGTTTTAACGATTTGGTGTATGCGGGTGAAACGCCGCCGGCATTCTCGCTGGAAGGATTAATGCAGCTGATTGCAGGCCGCAAAACAGACAAAAAAGAAGGTTCCTACACCACCTATCTGTTTGAAAAGGGGATTGATAAAATTCTGAAAAAGGTGGGAGAGGAGTGCACAGAGGTTATCATTGCCGGCAAGGGAAATGACAAAAAAGAAACAGTTTATGAAATTGCAGATCTTTGTTACCACGTTATGGTCTTAATGATTGAAATGGGAATCAGCTTAGAAGACATTCACACTGAGCTGGCCTCCCGCCATGTGATTGACAAAAAGGTGAAGCAGGAGAAAATGACGAAATGA
- a CDS encoding KH domain-containing protein, giving the protein MKELLAVIAKALVDEPDGVSVNQIDGEQSVVLELKVADSDMGKVIGKQGRIAKSIRTVMKAAANRENKHVVVEIVQ; this is encoded by the coding sequence ATGAAAGAATTATTGGCAGTGATTGCGAAAGCATTGGTGGATGAGCCCGACGGCGTTTCCGTTAACCAGATCGACGGCGAACAGTCAGTTGTTCTGGAACTTAAGGTCGCTGACTCTGACATGGGAAAAGTCATCGGCAAACAGGGACGAATTGCAAAGTCCATCAGAACTGTGATGAAAGCCGCTGCAAACCGTGAAAACAAACACGTTGTAGTGGAAATTGTTCAATAA
- the hisA gene encoding 1-(5-phosphoribosyl)-5-[(5-phosphoribosylamino)methylideneamino]imidazole-4-carboxamide isomerase gives MIILPAIDLFEGAAVRLLRGDYNNMTVYEKQPETVAQRFEAEGATHIHIVDLEGAKTGGTPNLETVKRIVNSTSLSAEIGGGIRNFSVIEQYLNAGVDRVILGTAAVTEEGFVETAVQNFGDKIVVGADIKDGFVAIRGWTENSKFTCGSFCEKMQNTGVKTLICTDVSKDGAMQGTNLALYKALTEKYQMNIIASGGVSSLEDIKNLTKTGVYGAIIGKAYYTGAVSIRDAVNLAEGGAV, from the coding sequence ATGATTATTCTTCCGGCGATTGATTTATTTGAAGGCGCCGCTGTGCGGCTTCTGCGCGGGGACTACAACAATATGACGGTTTATGAAAAACAGCCGGAAACGGTTGCCCAAAGGTTTGAGGCCGAGGGGGCGACCCATATTCACATTGTGGATTTAGAGGGCGCAAAAACAGGCGGCACACCGAACTTAGAAACTGTGAAGCGGATTGTAAATTCCACGTCGCTGTCGGCGGAAATCGGCGGCGGAATTCGGAATTTTTCTGTCATTGAGCAATATTTAAACGCGGGGGTAGACCGGGTGATTTTAGGCACTGCGGCGGTAACGGAGGAAGGCTTTGTGGAAACCGCCGTTCAGAACTTCGGCGATAAAATTGTTGTTGGCGCAGACATAAAAGACGGGTTTGTGGCAATTCGCGGCTGGACGGAAAACTCCAAATTCACCTGCGGGAGCTTCTGTGAAAAAATGCAGAACACCGGAGTAAAAACTTTAATCTGCACCGATGTTTCCAAAGACGGGGCCATGCAGGGCACAAATTTGGCGCTTTACAAAGCGTTAACGGAAAAATATCAAATGAACATTATTGCCTCCGGCGGCGTTTCCAGCTTAGAAGATATTAAGAATTTAACGAAGACCGGCGTTTACGGCGCCATTATCGGTAAGGCCTATTACACCGGAGCAGTTTCGATTCGAGATGCTGTAAACCTTGCGGAAGGCGGTGCAGTATGA
- a CDS encoding TetR/AcrR family transcriptional regulator, translated as MNEKIDLRVVKTKRNIKSAMVSLLNEKDFHDITVQDILDRALINRSTFYRYYDDKYDLAKQLCKSCLNGARNILEEPFQMDNHDELVRITKKMYDYILDEKDTFEALLKVKTDSISLYKDFGVLLKKSCVEFLKALHPELPHEFADYSGTLYASAVMATINWLSENNYTNYLTDSSKEEKITRILLRLSHVLDGIFETA; from the coding sequence ATGAATGAAAAGATTGACCTGAGGGTGGTTAAAACAAAACGGAATATTAAATCCGCAATGGTTTCCCTTTTAAATGAGAAAGATTTTCACGACATTACGGTGCAAGATATTTTAGATCGCGCCCTGATTAACCGTTCTACCTTTTACCGGTATTACGATGACAAATATGATTTGGCCAAACAGCTTTGCAAATCGTGTTTAAACGGGGCGCGGAACATTTTGGAAGAACCGTTTCAAATGGACAATCACGATGAGTTGGTCCGCATTACGAAAAAGATGTATGACTACATTTTAGACGAAAAAGACACCTTTGAGGCGCTGCTTAAAGTCAAAACAGACAGCATCAGCCTATACAAAGATTTTGGCGTATTGCTGAAAAAAAGCTGTGTGGAGTTTTTAAAAGCCCTTCATCCCGAACTGCCCCATGAATTCGCCGACTATTCCGGCACGCTTTATGCCTCGGCGGTGATGGCAACCATCAATTGGCTGTCGGAAAACAATTATACAAATTATTTAACAGACAGCAGTAAGGAAGAAAAAATTACAAGAATTTTGCTGCGCCTGTCCCACGTGTTAGACGGCATTTTTGAAACAGCATAA
- the ylxM gene encoding YlxM family DNA-binding protein, with protein sequence MEKDLSIAVLLDFYGDLLTEKQARAIDLYYNEDLSLAEIAEPLGISRQGVRDSIKRGEKQLHDFEDSLGLAKRFKDVKGDIVVIQEMFHDLQTYIQIYIHSDKLLKAVNQIGEKLSSITDKL encoded by the coding sequence ATGGAAAAAGATTTGTCTATTGCTGTTTTGCTTGACTTTTACGGCGATTTGCTGACGGAAAAGCAGGCACGGGCTATAGACCTCTATTATAACGAGGATTTGTCTTTGGCCGAAATTGCAGAGCCGCTGGGAATCAGCCGCCAGGGCGTGCGCGATTCCATCAAGCGGGGCGAAAAACAGCTTCACGATTTTGAGGACTCTTTGGGGCTGGCAAAACGGTTTAAAGATGTAAAAGGCGACATTGTTGTTATTCAGGAAATGTTTCATGATTTGCAGACCTACATTCAAATATACATTCATTCCGATAAATTGTTAAAAGCGGTAAACCAGATTGGGGAAAAGCTTTCCTCCATTACCGATAAGCTATGA
- the ffh gene encoding signal recognition particle protein, translated as MAFENLSEKLGAALKKLKGKGVVTEKDIKESMREIKLALLEADVNYKVVKDFIGNVSERAVGADVLESLTPGQQIIKIVNDELAKLMGSDSARIEFAKKPPTIVLMAGLQGAGKTTFCAKLAGFMRKKHNKRPLLVACDIYRPAAVKQLEVVGKQIDIPVFQMGTQVSAVSIATAALEHAKHHGNDFVIIDTAGRLHIDDDLMQELEDIKAAVNPDEILLVIDAMTGQDAVNIAESFNARLEISGVVMTKLDGDTRGGAALSVKAVTGKPIKFAGVGEKLSDIEEFHPDRMASRILGSGDVLSLIEKAQAAFDEKDAAKLEDKIRHNSFNLDDFLAQMQQMKKMGPLTQIMKMIPGVNAKAIDNADIDERKLDRVEAIIKSMTMRERENPSIINASRKRRIAAGSGNNVSDVNLLLKQFEQMQQMMKQFSGGGLGMRKLKKKKKRK; from the coding sequence TTGGCATTTGAAAACCTGTCGGAAAAGCTGGGTGCGGCGCTTAAAAAGCTAAAAGGCAAGGGCGTTGTAACGGAAAAAGATATTAAGGAATCGATGCGCGAAATTAAGCTGGCACTCCTTGAGGCAGACGTAAACTATAAAGTCGTGAAAGACTTTATTGGCAATGTGTCTGAGCGCGCTGTGGGGGCCGACGTGTTAGAGAGCCTCACCCCAGGACAGCAGATTATAAAAATTGTGAATGACGAGCTTGCAAAGCTGATGGGCAGCGACAGCGCCCGGATTGAGTTTGCAAAGAAACCGCCTACCATTGTTTTAATGGCGGGGCTTCAGGGTGCCGGTAAAACCACCTTCTGCGCTAAGCTTGCCGGATTTATGCGAAAAAAACACAATAAACGCCCGCTTTTGGTTGCCTGCGATATTTACCGTCCTGCGGCTGTAAAACAGCTGGAGGTTGTGGGTAAGCAGATTGACATTCCTGTGTTTCAAATGGGCACACAGGTTTCTGCCGTTTCTATTGCTACTGCGGCATTGGAGCACGCAAAACACCATGGCAACGATTTTGTAATTATTGATACCGCCGGCCGCCTGCACATTGACGACGATTTGATGCAGGAGCTGGAAGACATTAAGGCCGCGGTGAACCCCGATGAGATTTTGCTTGTAATTGATGCCATGACAGGGCAGGACGCCGTGAACATTGCCGAAAGCTTTAACGCGCGCTTAGAAATCAGCGGCGTGGTAATGACAAAGCTTGACGGCGACACAAGAGGCGGTGCGGCGCTGTCGGTTAAGGCGGTTACGGGCAAGCCCATTAAGTTTGCCGGTGTTGGCGAAAAGCTTTCCGACATTGAGGAATTCCACCCAGACAGAATGGCCTCCAGAATTTTAGGCAGCGGCGATGTGCTGTCTTTAATTGAAAAGGCACAGGCCGCCTTTGACGAAAAAGACGCGGCCAAACTGGAGGACAAAATCCGCCATAACAGCTTTAATTTAGACGATTTTTTGGCCCAGATGCAGCAGATGAAAAAAATGGGGCCGCTGACCCAGATTATGAAGATGATTCCCGGCGTGAACGCCAAGGCCATTGACAATGCCGATATTGATGAGCGAAAGCTGGACAGGGTGGAAGCCATTATTAAATCCATGACCATGCGCGAGCGGGAAAACCCGTCTATCATCAATGCCAGCCGCAAGCGCCGCATTGCCGCGGGCAGCGGGAACAACGTTTCAGACGTGAACCTTTTGCTGAAGCAGTTTGAACAGATGCAGCAGATGATGAAACAGTTTTCCGGCGGCGGTTTGGGAATGCGCAAATTGAAAAAGAAGAAAAAGCGCAAATAA
- the hisF gene encoding imidazole glycerol phosphate synthase subunit HisF — protein sequence MITKRIIPCLDVKDGRVVKGVNFQGLSDVSSPVELGKYYSDSGADELVFYDITASVEGRALFTDILKQVASTIFIPLTVGGGINTLADFDRVLKCGADKVSVNSGAIKNPSLIEEAAKRYGDQCVVLSVDIKRVDSVFRVFQNGGRENTGLDALDWIRHGVDMGAGEIVVNSIDTDGVKKGFDIPMLKAVLDIVNVPVIASGGAGGIDDFVQLFQKLPAIDAGLAASIFHFGEVTIPKLKETLRDNGIAVRL from the coding sequence ATGATTACAAAACGCATTATTCCCTGCCTGGACGTAAAAGACGGCAGGGTGGTGAAGGGCGTAAATTTTCAGGGCCTGTCCGATGTGTCTTCTCCTGTGGAGCTGGGAAAATACTATAGTGACAGCGGGGCCGACGAGCTGGTGTTTTATGACATCACCGCGTCGGTTGAGGGCAGGGCCCTGTTTACCGACATTTTAAAGCAGGTTGCCTCCACCATTTTCATTCCTCTCACCGTGGGGGGCGGGATCAATACCCTCGCGGATTTCGACCGCGTGCTAAAATGCGGGGCCGACAAGGTCAGCGTTAACTCGGGTGCAATTAAAAACCCGTCGCTCATTGAGGAGGCGGCCAAGCGGTACGGCGACCAGTGCGTGGTTTTAAGCGTGGACATAAAGCGTGTAGACAGCGTGTTTCGCGTGTTTCAAAACGGCGGGCGGGAAAATACCGGTTTAGACGCCCTTGACTGGATTCGGCATGGCGTGGACATGGGCGCAGGGGAAATCGTGGTCAATTCCATTGACACCGACGGCGTGAAAAAGGGATTTGACATCCCCATGCTAAAAGCCGTGTTAGACATTGTAAACGTTCCGGTAATCGCTTCCGGCGGTGCCGGCGGAATTGACGATTTTGTGCAGCTTTTTCAAAAGCTTCCCGCAATCGACGCAGGGCTTGCGGCTTCTATTTTCCACTTCGGGGAGGTTACAATTCCAAAGCTGAAGGAAACCCTGCGGGATAACGGAATTGCCGTAAGGCTGTAA
- the hisH gene encoding imidazole glycerol phosphate synthase subunit HisH: protein MIAIIDYGVGNLFSLKSSLDSQKIDSVVTGDKAVIKQCEKIILPGVGAFADAAESLKQCGLDKVLIEEAQKGKPILGICLGMQLLFDKSYEYGEHEGLGLISGTVRPIADVIPKGLKIPHIGWNALHFPKHKAKSPLFRYVNEGEFVYFVHSYYCADCEQSVIAAAEYGAPLTAAAADKNVFGCQFHPEKSGDVGMKILRAFHELGAPGKERHK from the coding sequence ATGATTGCAATTATTGATTACGGCGTTGGGAATTTGTTTTCGCTGAAAAGCTCGTTGGATTCGCAAAAGATTGATTCGGTTGTGACAGGCGACAAAGCAGTTATTAAGCAATGCGAAAAAATTATTCTGCCCGGCGTGGGCGCGTTTGCCGATGCGGCGGAGAGCTTAAAGCAATGTGGGCTCGACAAGGTTTTAATAGAAGAAGCACAAAAAGGAAAACCCATTTTGGGAATTTGTTTGGGCATGCAGCTTTTGTTTGACAAAAGCTATGAATATGGCGAGCATGAAGGCTTAGGGCTGATTTCGGGAACTGTGCGCCCCATTGCCGACGTAATTCCAAAGGGGCTTAAAATTCCCCACATTGGCTGGAACGCCCTGCATTTTCCGAAACACAAAGCAAAAAGCCCACTTTTTCGTTATGTGAACGAGGGCGAGTTTGTTTATTTTGTCCACTCGTATTACTGCGCCGACTGCGAACAAAGCGTAATTGCCGCGGCGGAATACGGCGCGCCTTTAACTGCGGCGGCGGCGGACAAAAACGTGTTTGGCTGCCAGTTCCACCCAGAAAAAAGCGGGGATGTGGGCATGAAAATTTTAAGGGCGTTTCACGAGCTTGGCGCACCGGGAAAGGAGAGGCACAAATGA
- a CDS encoding histidinol-phosphatase, producing the protein MMVTSNFHTHTTYCDGKSTAEETVLAAIEKGMTALGFSGHAYTPFDASYCMSLEDTAKYRAEINRLKQKYAGQIDIYCGLEMDYFSEADTNGFDFLIGSVHYVKKNGAFLSVDGCAFQENVHCGYHGDYYAFAEDYFALVSRVAEKTKADIIGHFDLITKFNEGEKLFSESNPRYEKAWDAALRALIPSGKPFEINTGAMQRGYRSSPYPAVPILKKIQEYGGKIIISSDCHQADAVDFAFDTAIEFAKKSGFQSAYTLAGAPKAPLSLSEFSLARL; encoded by the coding sequence ATGATGGTAACGTCTAATTTTCACACACACACAACATACTGCGACGGAAAAAGCACGGCGGAGGAAACGGTTCTGGCCGCAATTGAGAAAGGCATGACGGCGCTGGGCTTTTCCGGCCACGCCTATACGCCCTTTGACGCAAGCTATTGCATGAGCTTGGAGGACACGGCAAAGTATCGGGCGGAAATCAACCGCTTAAAACAAAAATATGCCGGGCAGATTGACATTTACTGCGGTTTGGAAATGGACTATTTTTCGGAAGCCGATACGAACGGGTTCGACTTTTTAATTGGTTCGGTGCACTATGTGAAGAAAAACGGAGCATTTCTTTCTGTGGACGGTTGTGCATTTCAAGAAAACGTGCACTGCGGTTATCACGGCGACTATTACGCTTTTGCAGAGGATTATTTCGCCCTGGTTTCCCGTGTGGCGGAAAAAACAAAAGCGGACATTATTGGCCACTTTGATTTAATCACCAAATTTAACGAGGGGGAAAAACTGTTTTCGGAAAGCAATCCCCGTTACGAAAAGGCGTGGGATGCGGCGCTTCGCGCGCTGATTCCATCTGGCAAACCCTTTGAAATCAACACTGGGGCCATGCAGCGGGGATACCGCAGCTCGCCCTACCCAGCAGTGCCGATTTTGAAAAAAATTCAGGAATATGGCGGAAAAATTATAATTTCAAGCGACTGCCACCAGGCAGACGCGGTGGACTTTGCATTTGACACGGCCATAGAGTTTGCGAAAAAAAGCGGATTTCAATCGGCCTATACGTTGGCGGGTGCACCCAAAGCGCCCCTTTCCCTTTCTGAATTTTCGTTGGCACGGTTATAA